The Desulfatirhabdium butyrativorans DSM 18734 genome has a segment encoding these proteins:
- a CDS encoding DUF7024 domain-containing protein produces MRNTIVWLLSLVVFGVSSLSIYAMEKKGKKETPPPSNEFIMALKKGIDFSDPALPAIVKSVTGISGAEANGRWTDGGKVTITFTQKLPKSFKLHIESKGAFGPNVNKPIQVIIGKWKGSIIINNEKIKPFDLVVKTVTPVDTIEFIVPEPKSPEELKISNDPRKLGFWMTKLSIE; encoded by the coding sequence ATGCGGAACACAATTGTATGGTTGTTATCTTTGGTCGTTTTTGGAGTGAGTAGTTTGTCAATTTATGCCATGGAAAAGAAAGGTAAGAAGGAGACGCCACCACCCTCAAATGAATTCATTATGGCGCTCAAGAAAGGTATCGATTTTAGTGATCCTGCTCTGCCCGCAATCGTCAAATCCGTTACAGGCATTTCAGGGGCGGAAGCTAATGGCAGATGGACCGATGGTGGGAAAGTGACTATCACATTTACACAGAAATTGCCCAAAAGCTTCAAGCTCCATATTGAATCCAAGGGAGCTTTCGGGCCAAATGTCAATAAGCCCATTCAGGTGATCATCGGAAAATGGAAGGGTAGTATTATTATCAACAATGAAAAAATCAAACCTTTTGATTTGGTTGTAAAGACAGTTACACCAGTAGATACGATTGAATTTATTGTGCCGGAACCCAAAAGCCCAGAAGAATTGAAAATAAGCAATGACCCCAGGAAATTGGGATTCTGGATGACCAAATTGAGTATCGAATAA
- a CDS encoding Druantia anti-phage system protein DruA, with product MLSLNRFRHMPIEPVEHEITPITEALPELQPLQLLDLSSKALKALFAWLLARYHYLSFTQPVGNNMPYLVADRCGRPLACFLFGSVAWSCAPRDRYIGWRAAQRQSKLHLVTNNHRFLILPWVQVPCLASHILGLIARRLSRDLQMRYGHPILLMEIFVDRRFHGTCYKAENWQLPGQTTDRTRNGSFQQIVPP from the coding sequence ATGCTTTCGCTCAACCGTTTCCGGCATATGCCCATAGAGCCTGTCGAGCATGAGATAACCCCCATTACAGAGGCGCTGCCAGAGCTTCAACCGTTGCAACTGCTCGATCTTTCTTCAAAGGCCTTAAAAGCGCTGTTTGCCTGGCTGCTGGCACGTTACCATTACTTGAGCTTCACGCAACCCGTGGGTAATAACATGCCCTATCTGGTTGCTGACCGCTGCGGTCGACCATTGGCCTGTTTTCTGTTCGGTTCGGTCGCATGGAGTTGTGCGCCCAGGGATCGCTACATCGGTTGGCGTGCAGCACAGCGCCAAAGCAAGCTGCACCTTGTGACCAATAACCATCGGTTTCTCATCCTGCCTTGGGTACAAGTCCCCTGCCTTGCCAGTCATATCCTGGGATTGATCGCAAGACGACTGAGTCGGGATTTGCAGATGCGCTATGGGCATCCCATCCTTCTGATGGAGATATTCGTCGATCGGCGATTTCACGGAACTTGCTACAAGGCTGAAAACTGGCAGTTACCGGGCCAGACGACGGATCGTACACGAAACGGCTCATTCCAACAGATCGTACCACCTTGA